caaaaggttaaaaaaaacagagcaaacccAGAAGAACCAGAACCAGAACGAGCCCAATGGCGAAACTCGTCAAACTCCTGAAGATAAGTCGACCCATTTGACCCAGTCGGCTCGTTCACTCCTCCTTGAGATTTTACCCTCCGATTCCCCGAAATGGGAGAGCTTGTTTGAGAACCAAAAGGGCGGTGACCCGGCTTCTGAAGGGTCGGGTTTCGATGGGGAGAGGAGTAACTCGGTTGGGGATCAGagagggaaaaagaagaaaaagaggaGCAAGAAGAAAAACTCGAATTCGAAAGGCGAAGATAATGGTGAAGAAGATGGTTCTCCTTTAGATAAAGGCGATTTGGGTTTGGGTTATCGGGCGAAACAGGATTTGGTTTGTTTGTACCCGTTTACATCATCAAGTAGTGTTACACAGAGGAAGATCAAGCAACAATATGATGAACTTATGAAGTGTCATCAATCCAAGGGATTGACACTGGCTCAGGTGCTTGCTTCTTTTTCCAAAGATGATGctttttttcacattttattCATATCCGTAGCTATGCAAATTGTTGGTATATATTATTGTTTTAACTCTTAAATCGTCGTTTAAACAAATGATTTTATATTCTATGTTTTGTTTGATAATGGTTGAGTTTTAGATATTTTGATTTATGTCCTAAGTCCTAACCTGCCTTGCAAATATTCAACTTTAACTGTTACCAAATGTGTTAAAACACTGAGAAAGAAGAACAAAATATATGAGAGTGATCATTATCATGTTTTAGCCATTTGGGAAAATTTCAGTATTATTTTCACCTACTGTGGGAAATGGATTACGTTGGAAGGTTCATATCTGAGGATCAATTCCTCGTGGGATCTCCTAGAGTTTCTAACCTCCTAAAGATTATAAGGTTTAGAGTGAGGACACGATGTAGAAATAAAGAAATTCCTTTCTTATGCGTATAGAACACTAGGGGGAGATGCTTTGAACTATGTGCATGAGCAGCAAGTTTAACTATAGATATGTGCTTGAAAAGTTGGGCTGAACTAGAGAAGAGTAACATGAAAGTCTCAAGGCAATGGCTGCTTGGGCAACATTGGACTAGATAAAATTTCTGGAGTCATGTAGTTTGAGCTGTGAGCCTATCAGTGTTCTTGTCGTTCTTAGATAACAGATgagatttttttaatttctaattattTCTGCTTATCTTACCACCTGTAAACCATGCATTGAAGCGGcagctatttttatttttttcttctttaaacaAACATTTATTAGTTATGTTTAATTTCTCTCTGAAGCATGAAAAGTTTCCATAACATATTAGGACTTCAGAGACTAGTCTTTTTACTAACTTTTAAGTTCGTCTAGACTTTCATGTTGTTACAAAAAAATAAGTATGATATACTATCTTATAGTAGCTTGGAATGAAAGATATAAACTTTGGAGGATCATTTCATTATCCTATTCTGGTTATATTAAGATAGTATATATGGTAATTTCTTAGGGGTTTCACATACAATGTTTTAATCCTCAGTGTTTCAACATAATGCAGATTGGAGATTTTGCTAATTGTTTGGTGGAGGCTAAAAATGAGTTGCAGCACAAGTATGTTGTGATGCTACTTTTAAGAAGCtttgtgatttttttatttagCCTGAGTTTTCATTTTTCTATTCATTGCCAAATTTATCCACATATTTTAGATCAGCAGTACAAATTCATTATTTTCTATTAAGTCGTGTTAATTTTGTTGGCAGGAAGTCATTTGCAACTTATAAAACTTTCCTTCTTTTGAACCTCATGATTATGTAGCTTGATACAAATCAAACCTTTTCCTCTTTAATTTGATAATGTGACTTTAAGTTTCTAACTTAATGTCATTTTGTATGAAAGGGCTGATCTCATCCAGCGTAAGTTCACTATTACAAAGGCTTTACTATGCAAAGCAGACCGGTCTTCTTTTGATCGTCTTCGTCAGCAGGTACATATAACAAGTATTTGAATTTGGTACATAAGAAATGTTATTGTATATCTTGTTTCTCAATAAGAAGTTTATGCTATTATATTTCAGATATATAAACTAGAATTAGAACAAAAGAGACTAGAAGAGGATGCATTCGTTTACAATTGGCTCCAACAACAGCTCAAACTTTCACCGGCATACAAGAAGGTATTATTTTCATTTTTGCTAATAAAGTAACATGTGGTTTTCTGTACAGCATATTAGTTATGCATTTAACATGCTCCTTTCGCTTTTGCATTACAGATGCTAGAAATCGGTGCCCGCATGGAACTGAAAGAAAAATCCGAAGAGTTGATAGAAACGGCAGATACAGAATATTCTGACATTTCTTTTGAAGAGTTACTAGCACAAGAGAAGAAAGATTCATTTTGGTTGGTTATTATTGATTTATCTCTCCTCCCTTGTCTTCTCTATGAGCATGGATTACTAATTGCTGTACATTCCATGATTACTTGCATTGCAGGCAGAGAAATGGGAAATTGAGAGCTTGCTCAAACTAATCAGAGTGACTAGCTAACTGTAGTCATGGGATTTTTCAGTTCAGTTCAGCAGTATGTATATCCAACACCCGAAGTCATAATTCTTTGAACTGCTTGTTGTTCTTTGAACTGGGGCAATGAAAACAAATTCCATTTTTTTGGTAGGTTTTTCAACCAATGAAGCCGGTTTGAGCTGAAAGCAGCGTACCCAGTATTCTGAATTTGGGCCTTTCTACTAATTGGCAACATTTTCTGAGTTTATGGAAACTCTAAAATGTGCTCCATACCTGATCCTGTGCTGGTTTCTCTTTTGAGCTTTTGAGCCTTTGAGGGCGCCTATTTGCATAAAGCAAGCTTTACTTGAATCAAAGTTTCAAATGCATGGTGCAATGTCTGTGCAAtagattttcttcttcttctctctctttctccatATAATATACATTCTCTATACATGTAAGAGTGAGTCATATGGATTTTGGACTTCAAATGATAGTGCATGGAAGGAACTGAGGCATGAGACGTGTTTTTGAGTTTTGGGATCGCATAACATATAGTTAAAAAGTAGCATACTGTATTATATGCTATTGTTTTGGTagccttattttatttttatataagcATTAAATGAAGACATTGATGAAAA
This genomic interval from Humulus lupulus chromosome 8, drHumLupu1.1, whole genome shotgun sequence contains the following:
- the LOC133794464 gene encoding uncharacterized protein LOC133794464 is translated as MAATCSYISNLVSNFPLTRLHQPQIPDRDRPMFAFCFFVFLSSFSVFLLSFAVYKRLKKTEQTQKNQNQNEPNGETRQTPEDKSTHLTQSARSLLLEILPSDSPKWESLFENQKGGDPASEGSGFDGERSNSVGDQRGKKKKKRSKKKNSNSKGEDNGEEDGSPLDKGDLGLGYRAKQDLVCLYPFTSSSSVTQRKIKQQYDELMKCHQSKGLTLAQIGDFANCLVEAKNELQHKADLIQRKFTITKALLCKADRSSFDRLRQQIYKLELEQKRLEEDAFVYNWLQQQLKLSPAYKKMLEIGARMELKEKSEELIETADTEYSDISFEELLAQEKKDSFWQRNGKLRACSN